A single Triticum dicoccoides isolate Atlit2015 ecotype Zavitan chromosome 2A, WEW_v2.0, whole genome shotgun sequence DNA region contains:
- the LOC119354599 gene encoding splicing factor 3B subunit 3-like isoform X3 — protein MLVSWIGALNTSIEGKEILVLLSDSGKLSLLYFCCQMHRFIPIGNIELSKPGNMRDQLGRILAIDHDSAWVAISAYEDAFAVVRVGRTQHVYGPNKEIVEKAKIVHAVYKTSDIRGTVWSMCFMRTRCSMDEYYPVVAMIINRKGSDANDLSMYALAANDGGIQYLSGYSEPGPLALEIAEIPQLDGFGLLFRAGDILIVDLRDPKDICCTIRISMTGSLVGEQISVEDSCRGLDVDDDVAACALLELRDSGNNIMMDDSYMAIDGADNPGSMKSRVICSWSWEPDAMRGQPRLIFCLDDGEFHILEFNWDTEGLKVLPERVHRGLPCKPLLWMDRGMIAGFVEMGDGMILHLEHGRLVHRSTVQNVGPILDLAIADYHGEKQDQLFSCCGMCPEGSLRVIRNGVNVEKLLRTEPIYQGVTGLWTLRMKKTDTYHSFLVLAFVEETRILSVGLSFNDISDAVGFQTEVCTLACGLIADGLLVQIHSKGVKLCLPTSYAHPEGATLTSPVCVDWYPDVTISVGAVGHDVVAVATSNPCCLYILRVRPLSSLQYELYETQHVQLQYEVSCISIPEEDLRLRTSSSAFGGDFRKRKGNNSAAEVDVRMFAVIGTHKPSVEVISLEPDEAFRLLSIGSISVNNALGAPVSGCIPENVRFVASERFYILAGLRNGMLLRFESGTSKDQYLPGSFYKESFAPSLNALLQLVAIRRIGITPVGLVPLHDSANSDIIVLSDRSWLLYASRHSLAYSSISFLPASHVTPVSSVDCPSGLLFVAENCLHLVEMVHGKRLNAQKFSVGGTPRKVLYHSDSRTLLVMRTGLTGASCSSDIVQIDPNNGILLSRFKCELGETAKCIQIAKIGSEQVLIVGTSKSTDRPMMPNGEAESSIKGRLIVLSLDTLGSPHECSSFIPTSNLSSSSHTGSFPEIVGYANEDFSSNSMCSSPDDICYNQIQFEQIAGHLRSLTHVTFTGAVLAVYPYLDRYVLAAAGNTLSVFGFVNENPHRMKKYAVSRTRFTITCLKTYASQIAAGDCRDGVLFYSYHENLRKLELVYADPAQRLVGDVVLLDCETAVVSDRRGSISVLSCPGLEVSESPEKNLAVQCSFFMGEIAMSIQKAAFKYRLPIGDETDPVLESAYNCVVASTLLGSVFVMIPLTSEEHQLLQDVQERLSLHPLTAPILGNDHAEFRRRGIPSGVPSILDGDMLVQFLELTSEQQQTVLDDGSSVKAPHRSISVFQVMRMLERVHYALN, from the exons CTCTGCTTGGGTTGCTATTAGTGCGTATGAGGATGCATTTGCTGTTGTGCGTGTTGGAAGGACTCAGCATGTTTATGGTCCAAATAAAG AAATTGTAGAGAAGGCAAAAATCGTGCATGCTGTATATAAGACCAGTGATATCCGCGGTACGGTTTGGAGCATGTGCTTCATGAGGACTCGCTGCTCGATGGATGAATATTACCCAGTTGTGGCAATGAtaattaacag GAAGGGCTCTGATGCGAATGACTTGTCAATGTATGCACTAGCTGCCAACGATGGTGGTATCCAGTACCTATCTGGTTACTCAGAACCCGGACCTTTGGCGCTTGAGATCGCTGAAATTCCTCAGCTGGATGGCTTTGGACTTCTATTTCGTGCTGGTGATATTCTAATTGTGGATCTTAGGGACCCAAAGGACATCTGCTGTACCATTAGAATAAGCATGACAGGCAGTCTGGTTGGAGAACAAATCAGTGTTGAAGATTCATGTCGAGGATTAGATGTTGATGACGATGTTGCTGCTTGTGCTTTGCTAGAACTGAGAGATTCTGGAAATAACATAATGATGGACGACAGTTACATGGCTATTGATGGTGCTGATAACCCAGGAAGCATGAAATCAAGGGTTATTTGCTCATGGAGCTGGGAGCCGGATGCCATGCGAGGACAACCGAGGCTGATCTTTTGCTTGGATGATGGAGAATTTCATATTCTGGAATTTAATTGGGATACAGAAGGATTGAAGGTATTGCCTGAGCGTGTCCATAGGGGTTTGCCTTGTAAACCTCTTTTATGGATGGACAGAGGAATGATAGCAGGGTTTGTAGAGATGGGAGATGGAATGATCCTTCATCTTGAACATGGTAGACTGGTGCATAGAAGTACAGTTCAGAATGTAGgaccaatattggatttagcaattGCTGACTACCATGGTGAGAAGCAGGATCAGTTGTTTTCATGTTGTGGAATGTGCCCTGAGGGATCATTGCGTGTTATAAGGAATGGTGTCAATGTGGAGAAACTTCTGAGGACTGAACCTATTTATCAGGGTGTTACTGGTTTGTGGACATTGAGAATGAAGAAAACTGATACATATCACTCTTTTCTTGTATTGGCATTTGTTGAGGAAACAAGAATACTATCAGTTGGACTGAGTTTTAATGACATCAGTGATGCTGTGGGATTTCAGACTGAGGTTTGCACTTTGGCATGTGGTTTAATAGCTGATGGTTTACTTGTGCAAATTCACAGCAAAGGCGTAAAGCTTTGTTTGCCTACATCATATGCTCACCCTGAGGGTGCCACCTTAACTTCTCCAGTTTGTGTTGACTGGTATCCTGATGTCACTATCAGTGTTGGTGCTGTTGGACatgatgttgttgctgttgctacATCAAATCCTTGTTGCCTATATATTCTCAGGGTCAGACCATTATCTTCACTCCAGTACGAGTTGTATGAGACACAGCATGTCCAATTGCAATATGAAGTATCTTGCATATCCATTCCGGAGGAGGACTTGAGACTTAGAACGTCATCTTCTGCTTTTGGTGGTGATTTTAGGAAGAGAAAAGGGAATAATTCTGCTGCTGAAGTTGATGTTCGCATGTTTGCTGTCATTGGAACTCATAAACCTTCTGTGGAAGTCATCTCATTGGAACCTGATGAAGCATTTAGGCTGCTCTCTATTGGGTCTATATCAGTGAACAATGCGCTCGGTGCTCCAGTTAGTGGCTGTATACCCGAAAATGTTCGTTTTGTAGCATCTGAGAGGTTCTACATTCTCGCAGGTCTAAGAAATGGCATGCTACTCAGGTTTGAGTCAGGAACAAGCAAAGACCAGTATCTCCCTGGTTCCTTTTACAAGGAGTCTTTTGCACCTTCTCTTAATGCTCTCCTTCAGTTGGTTGCTATAAGGCGCATTGGAATTACCCCTGTAGGCTTGGTACCATTGCATGATTCAGCTAATTCTGATATTATTGTTCTCAGCGATAGGTCTTGGCTATTATATGCTAGTAGACACAGCTTGGCATATTCATCCATCTCATTTCTGCCTGCGTCCCATGTGACTCCAGTATCTTCTGTGGATTGCCCCAGCGGCCTGCTATTTGTTGCAGAGAACTGTTTACATTTG GTTGAAATGGTTCAtggcaaaagattaaatgcacAAAAGTTTTCAGTTGGAGGGACTCCAAGGAAAGTGCTATACCACAGCGATAGTAGAACACTGTTGGTTATGAGAACTGGTTTAACTGGTGCATCATGTTCTTCAGATATTGTCCAAATAGATCCTAATAATGGGATCTTGCTTTCCCGATTCAAGTGTGAACTTGGTGAAACTGCAAAATGCATCCAGATTGCGAAAATAGGAAGTGAGCAAGTGTTAATTGTTGGGACAAGTAAATCTACTGACCGGCCAATGATGCCAAATGGCGAAGCAGAAAG CAGTATCAAAGGACGCCTAATTGTTCTAAGTTTGGATACTCTTGGAAGTCCTCATGAGTGCAGTTCATTTATTCCGACTTCTAATTTGAgttcctcttctcatacgggctcaTTCCCTGAAATTGTTGGATATGCAAATGAAGATTTCTCTAGCAACAGCATGTGCAGCAGTCCTGATGATATTTGCTACAATCAGATTCAATTTGAACAAATAGCAGGACACCTGAGATCATTGACTCATGTTACCTTCACTGGTGCAGTTCTTGCTGTATATCCATATCTAGATCGATATGTGTTGGCAGCAGCTGGTAATACG CTTTCTGTATTTGGTTTTGTGAATGAAAATCCTCATCGTATGAAGAAGTATGCTGTGAGTAGAACACGATTTACTATTACTTGTTTGAAGACATATGCATCACAGATTGCAGCGGGCGATTGTCGTGATGGTGTTCTCTTCTATTCTTATCACGAG AATCTTAGGAAGTTGGAACTTGTTTATGCTGATCCTGCTCAACGATTGGTGGGTGATGTTGTCCTGTTAGACTGTGAAACTGCTGTTGTGTCAGATCGTCGTGGTAGCATATCTGTATTATCCTGCCCTGGACTGGAAG TTTCTGAAAGTCCAGAAAAGAACTTAGCTGTACAATGTTCATTTTTTATGGGCGAAATAGCTATGAGCATCCAGAAG GCTGCATTTAAGTATCGGCTCCCTATTGGTGATGAGACAGACCCAGTGTTGGAATCAGCTTACAACTGCGTTGTGGCGAGTACTTTGCTGGGGAGTGTCTTTGTTATGATTCCTCTCACCAG TGAGGAGCATCAACTGTTGCAAGATGTCCAAGAAAGACTTTCACTTCACCCGTTGACTGCTCCAATCTTGGGAAATGACCATGCAGAGTTTCGTCGACGTGGTATCCCG TCGGGAGTGCCTTCAATTCTGGATGGTGACATGCTGGTGCAATTCTTAGAGCTCACCAGTGAGCAACAGCAAACTGTTCTTGATGATGGGTCTTCAGTAAAGGCACCACACAGGTCTATCTCCGTTTTCCAGGTCATGCGAATGTTGGAGCGGGTCCACTATGCGCTGAACTGA